A genomic window from Chaetodon auriga isolate fChaAug3 chromosome 13, fChaAug3.hap1, whole genome shotgun sequence includes:
- the pknox1.1 gene encoding homeobox protein PKNOX1.1 isoform X3, whose translation MFTCLHRAVKSWPPVPALYNAPVFAASAVNVMAAQSVSIDKYPKGEHQMQGVAAVDSDSEQKFIEGTLAEAPSPAPTEPQTPMDADKASIYRHPLFPLLALLFEKCEQSTLSSDCITSASFDVDIENFVRNQEKEGKPFFSEDPELDNLMVKAIQVLRIHLLELEKVSDLCKDFCSRYIACLKTKMNSETLLSGDPGSPYSPVQGQVQGFSPTKTQTPSSMSGTISPQGQIVVPASALQQGNVTVTAVNPTQVVAGMSPWHTTPPSGGTVYQPVTVVTPQGQVVTQALSPGTIRVQNNQLQLQFHQDLNLFNHDENSTKNKRGVLPKHATNVMRSWLFQHIGHPYPTEDEKKQIAGQTNLTLLQVNNWFINARRRILQPMLDASSSETPKAKKKTPQNRPLQRFWPDSIASAGGTHQQVTMPDGTMVTMNVEGLQSLTSDGATLAVQQVMLGGHSEDESGDSGDEDDDADMAGLGLDNSDSLQ comes from the exons ATGTTCACATGCCTCCACAGAGCAGTTAAAA GTTGGCCACCTGTCCCTGCTCTCTATAATGCCCCAGTGTTTGCAGCATCTGCAGTGAACGTGATGGCAGCCCAGTCGGTGTCCATAGACAAGTACCCAAAGGGAGAGCATCAG ATGCAAGGTGTGGCGGCGGTAGACAGTGATTCGGAGCAGAAGTTTATTGAGGGGACGTTGGCAGAGGCGCCCAGCCCAGCACCCACAGAGCCGCAGACGCCCATGGACGCAGACAAAGCCTCCATATATCG GCATCCCCTGTTCCCTCTCTTGGCCCTGCTGTTTGAGAAGTGTGAGCAGTCCACGCTGAGCTCCGACTGCATCACCTCGGCCAGCTTCGATGTGGACATTGAGAACTTTGTCCGCAATCAGGAGAAGGAGGGCAAACCTTTCTTCAGCGAGGACCCTGAACTCGACAACTTG ATGGTGAAAGCCATCCAGGTGCTGCGGATCcacctgctggagctggagaaggtgAGTGACCTGTGCAAGGACTTCTGCAGCCGCTACATCGCCTGCCTCAAGACGAAGATGAACAGCGAGACTCTGCTGAGCGGGGACCCAGGAAGCCCGTACTCCCCCGTCCAAGGCCAGGTCCAGGGCTTCTCCCCCACCAAGACTCAG ACCCCCAGCTCTATGTCTGGGACCATCAGTCCCCAGGGCCAAATCGTGGTGCCTGCGTCAGCCCTGCAGCAGGGGAATGTTACCGTGACAGCCGTCAACCCCACCCAGGTGGTCGCAGGTATGTCACCATGGCATACAACGCCTCCCTCAG GTGGCACAGTGTATCAGCCTGTTACAGTCGTCACTCCTCAGGGCCAGGTGGTAACACAGGCTCTGTCTCCCGGGACAATACGCGTCCAAAACAATCAG CTCCAGCTGCAGTTTCACCAGGACCTGAACCTCTTCAATCACGACGAAAACTCCACCAAGAACAAACGTGGCGTTCTCCCCAAACACGCCACCAATGTCATGCGCTCGTGGCTCTTCCAGCACATCGGG catccatATCCAACGGAGGACGAGAAGAAACAGATCGCCGGTCAGACAAACCTGACGCTTCTGCAGGTCAACAACTG GTTTATAAATGCACGGAGGCGGATCCTGCAGCCCATGTTGGACGCCAGCTCCTCTGAGACACCCAAAGCCAAGAAGAAGACGCCTCAGAACCGGCCACTGCAGCGCTTCTGGCCCGACTCCATCGCCTCCGCGGGAGGCACCCACCAGCAGGTCACCATGCCAGACG GTACGATGGTGACCATGAACGTGGAGGGTCTGCAGAGCCTGACGTCAGACGGCGCCACGCTGGCGGTACAGCAGGTGATGCTGGGAGGCCACAGTGAAGACGAGTCGGGGGACAGCGGAGACGAGGACGACGACGCGGACATGGCCGGGCTGGGCCTGGACAACAGCGACTCGTTGCAGTAG
- the pknox1.1 gene encoding homeobox protein PKNOX1.1 isoform X1, which translates to MFTCLHRAVKSWPPVPALYNAPVFAASAVNVMAAQSVSIDKYPKGEHQMQGVAAVDSDSEQKFIEGTLAEAPSPAPTEPQTPMDADKASIYRHPLFPLLALLFEKCEQSTLSSDCITSASFDVDIENFVRNQEKEGKPFFSEDPELDNLMVKAIQVLRIHLLELEKVSDLCKDFCSRYIACLKTKMNSETLLSGDPGSPYSPVQGQVQGFSPTKTQTPSSMSGTISPQGQIVVPASALQQGNVTVTAVNPTQVVAGGTVYQPVTVVTPQGQVVTQALSPGTIRVQNNQLQLQFHQDLNLFNHDENSTKNKRGVLPKHATNVMRSWLFQHIGHPYPTEDEKKQIAGQTNLTLLQVNNWFINARRRILQPMLDASSSETPKAKKKTPQNRPLQRFWPDSIASAGGTHQQVTMPDGTMVTMNVEGLQSLTSDGATLAVQQVMLGGHSEDESGDSGDEDDDADMAGLGLDNSDSLQ; encoded by the exons ATGTTCACATGCCTCCACAGAGCAGTTAAAA GTTGGCCACCTGTCCCTGCTCTCTATAATGCCCCAGTGTTTGCAGCATCTGCAGTGAACGTGATGGCAGCCCAGTCGGTGTCCATAGACAAGTACCCAAAGGGAGAGCATCAG ATGCAAGGTGTGGCGGCGGTAGACAGTGATTCGGAGCAGAAGTTTATTGAGGGGACGTTGGCAGAGGCGCCCAGCCCAGCACCCACAGAGCCGCAGACGCCCATGGACGCAGACAAAGCCTCCATATATCG GCATCCCCTGTTCCCTCTCTTGGCCCTGCTGTTTGAGAAGTGTGAGCAGTCCACGCTGAGCTCCGACTGCATCACCTCGGCCAGCTTCGATGTGGACATTGAGAACTTTGTCCGCAATCAGGAGAAGGAGGGCAAACCTTTCTTCAGCGAGGACCCTGAACTCGACAACTTG ATGGTGAAAGCCATCCAGGTGCTGCGGATCcacctgctggagctggagaaggtgAGTGACCTGTGCAAGGACTTCTGCAGCCGCTACATCGCCTGCCTCAAGACGAAGATGAACAGCGAGACTCTGCTGAGCGGGGACCCAGGAAGCCCGTACTCCCCCGTCCAAGGCCAGGTCCAGGGCTTCTCCCCCACCAAGACTCAG ACCCCCAGCTCTATGTCTGGGACCATCAGTCCCCAGGGCCAAATCGTGGTGCCTGCGTCAGCCCTGCAGCAGGGGAATGTTACCGTGACAGCCGTCAACCCCACCCAGGTGGTCGCAG GTGGCACAGTGTATCAGCCTGTTACAGTCGTCACTCCTCAGGGCCAGGTGGTAACACAGGCTCTGTCTCCCGGGACAATACGCGTCCAAAACAATCAG CTCCAGCTGCAGTTTCACCAGGACCTGAACCTCTTCAATCACGACGAAAACTCCACCAAGAACAAACGTGGCGTTCTCCCCAAACACGCCACCAATGTCATGCGCTCGTGGCTCTTCCAGCACATCGGG catccatATCCAACGGAGGACGAGAAGAAACAGATCGCCGGTCAGACAAACCTGACGCTTCTGCAGGTCAACAACTG GTTTATAAATGCACGGAGGCGGATCCTGCAGCCCATGTTGGACGCCAGCTCCTCTGAGACACCCAAAGCCAAGAAGAAGACGCCTCAGAACCGGCCACTGCAGCGCTTCTGGCCCGACTCCATCGCCTCCGCGGGAGGCACCCACCAGCAGGTCACCATGCCAGACG GTACGATGGTGACCATGAACGTGGAGGGTCTGCAGAGCCTGACGTCAGACGGCGCCACGCTGGCGGTACAGCAGGTGATGCTGGGAGGCCACAGTGAAGACGAGTCGGGGGACAGCGGAGACGAGGACGACGACGCGGACATGGCCGGGCTGGGCCTGGACAACAGCGACTCGTTGCAGTAG
- the pknox1.1 gene encoding homeobox protein PKNOX1.1 isoform X4: MAAQSVSIDKYPKGEHQMQGVAAVDSDSEQKFIEGTLAEAPSPAPTEPQTPMDADKASIYRHPLFPLLALLFEKCEQSTLSSDCITSASFDVDIENFVRNQEKEGKPFFSEDPELDNLMVKAIQVLRIHLLELEKVSDLCKDFCSRYIACLKTKMNSETLLSGDPGSPYSPVQGQVQGFSPTKTQTPSSMSGTISPQGQIVVPASALQQGNVTVTAVNPTQVVAGGTVYQPVTVVTPQGQVVTQALSPGTIRVQNNQLQLQFHQDLNLFNHDENSTKNKRGVLPKHATNVMRSWLFQHIGHPYPTEDEKKQIAGQTNLTLLQVNNWFINARRRILQPMLDASSSETPKAKKKTPQNRPLQRFWPDSIASAGGTHQQVTMPDGTMVTMNVEGLQSLTSDGATLAVQQVMLGGHSEDESGDSGDEDDDADMAGLGLDNSDSLQ; this comes from the exons ATGGCAGCCCAGTCGGTGTCCATAGACAAGTACCCAAAGGGAGAGCATCAG ATGCAAGGTGTGGCGGCGGTAGACAGTGATTCGGAGCAGAAGTTTATTGAGGGGACGTTGGCAGAGGCGCCCAGCCCAGCACCCACAGAGCCGCAGACGCCCATGGACGCAGACAAAGCCTCCATATATCG GCATCCCCTGTTCCCTCTCTTGGCCCTGCTGTTTGAGAAGTGTGAGCAGTCCACGCTGAGCTCCGACTGCATCACCTCGGCCAGCTTCGATGTGGACATTGAGAACTTTGTCCGCAATCAGGAGAAGGAGGGCAAACCTTTCTTCAGCGAGGACCCTGAACTCGACAACTTG ATGGTGAAAGCCATCCAGGTGCTGCGGATCcacctgctggagctggagaaggtgAGTGACCTGTGCAAGGACTTCTGCAGCCGCTACATCGCCTGCCTCAAGACGAAGATGAACAGCGAGACTCTGCTGAGCGGGGACCCAGGAAGCCCGTACTCCCCCGTCCAAGGCCAGGTCCAGGGCTTCTCCCCCACCAAGACTCAG ACCCCCAGCTCTATGTCTGGGACCATCAGTCCCCAGGGCCAAATCGTGGTGCCTGCGTCAGCCCTGCAGCAGGGGAATGTTACCGTGACAGCCGTCAACCCCACCCAGGTGGTCGCAG GTGGCACAGTGTATCAGCCTGTTACAGTCGTCACTCCTCAGGGCCAGGTGGTAACACAGGCTCTGTCTCCCGGGACAATACGCGTCCAAAACAATCAG CTCCAGCTGCAGTTTCACCAGGACCTGAACCTCTTCAATCACGACGAAAACTCCACCAAGAACAAACGTGGCGTTCTCCCCAAACACGCCACCAATGTCATGCGCTCGTGGCTCTTCCAGCACATCGGG catccatATCCAACGGAGGACGAGAAGAAACAGATCGCCGGTCAGACAAACCTGACGCTTCTGCAGGTCAACAACTG GTTTATAAATGCACGGAGGCGGATCCTGCAGCCCATGTTGGACGCCAGCTCCTCTGAGACACCCAAAGCCAAGAAGAAGACGCCTCAGAACCGGCCACTGCAGCGCTTCTGGCCCGACTCCATCGCCTCCGCGGGAGGCACCCACCAGCAGGTCACCATGCCAGACG GTACGATGGTGACCATGAACGTGGAGGGTCTGCAGAGCCTGACGTCAGACGGCGCCACGCTGGCGGTACAGCAGGTGATGCTGGGAGGCCACAGTGAAGACGAGTCGGGGGACAGCGGAGACGAGGACGACGACGCGGACATGGCCGGGCTGGGCCTGGACAACAGCGACTCGTTGCAGTAG
- the pknox1.1 gene encoding homeobox protein PKNOX1.1 isoform X2 gives MAAQSVSIDKYPKGEHQMQGVAAVDSDSEQKFIEGTLAEAPSPAPTEPQTPMDADKASIYRHPLFPLLALLFEKCEQSTLSSDCITSASFDVDIENFVRNQEKEGKPFFSEDPELDNLMVKAIQVLRIHLLELEKVSDLCKDFCSRYIACLKTKMNSETLLSGDPGSPYSPVQGQVQGFSPTKTQTPSSMSGTISPQGQIVVPASALQQGNVTVTAVNPTQVVAGMSPWHTTPPSGGTVYQPVTVVTPQGQVVTQALSPGTIRVQNNQLQLQFHQDLNLFNHDENSTKNKRGVLPKHATNVMRSWLFQHIGHPYPTEDEKKQIAGQTNLTLLQVNNWFINARRRILQPMLDASSSETPKAKKKTPQNRPLQRFWPDSIASAGGTHQQVTMPDGTMVTMNVEGLQSLTSDGATLAVQQVMLGGHSEDESGDSGDEDDDADMAGLGLDNSDSLQ, from the exons ATGGCAGCCCAGTCGGTGTCCATAGACAAGTACCCAAAGGGAGAGCATCAG ATGCAAGGTGTGGCGGCGGTAGACAGTGATTCGGAGCAGAAGTTTATTGAGGGGACGTTGGCAGAGGCGCCCAGCCCAGCACCCACAGAGCCGCAGACGCCCATGGACGCAGACAAAGCCTCCATATATCG GCATCCCCTGTTCCCTCTCTTGGCCCTGCTGTTTGAGAAGTGTGAGCAGTCCACGCTGAGCTCCGACTGCATCACCTCGGCCAGCTTCGATGTGGACATTGAGAACTTTGTCCGCAATCAGGAGAAGGAGGGCAAACCTTTCTTCAGCGAGGACCCTGAACTCGACAACTTG ATGGTGAAAGCCATCCAGGTGCTGCGGATCcacctgctggagctggagaaggtgAGTGACCTGTGCAAGGACTTCTGCAGCCGCTACATCGCCTGCCTCAAGACGAAGATGAACAGCGAGACTCTGCTGAGCGGGGACCCAGGAAGCCCGTACTCCCCCGTCCAAGGCCAGGTCCAGGGCTTCTCCCCCACCAAGACTCAG ACCCCCAGCTCTATGTCTGGGACCATCAGTCCCCAGGGCCAAATCGTGGTGCCTGCGTCAGCCCTGCAGCAGGGGAATGTTACCGTGACAGCCGTCAACCCCACCCAGGTGGTCGCAGGTATGTCACCATGGCATACAACGCCTCCCTCAG GTGGCACAGTGTATCAGCCTGTTACAGTCGTCACTCCTCAGGGCCAGGTGGTAACACAGGCTCTGTCTCCCGGGACAATACGCGTCCAAAACAATCAG CTCCAGCTGCAGTTTCACCAGGACCTGAACCTCTTCAATCACGACGAAAACTCCACCAAGAACAAACGTGGCGTTCTCCCCAAACACGCCACCAATGTCATGCGCTCGTGGCTCTTCCAGCACATCGGG catccatATCCAACGGAGGACGAGAAGAAACAGATCGCCGGTCAGACAAACCTGACGCTTCTGCAGGTCAACAACTG GTTTATAAATGCACGGAGGCGGATCCTGCAGCCCATGTTGGACGCCAGCTCCTCTGAGACACCCAAAGCCAAGAAGAAGACGCCTCAGAACCGGCCACTGCAGCGCTTCTGGCCCGACTCCATCGCCTCCGCGGGAGGCACCCACCAGCAGGTCACCATGCCAGACG GTACGATGGTGACCATGAACGTGGAGGGTCTGCAGAGCCTGACGTCAGACGGCGCCACGCTGGCGGTACAGCAGGTGATGCTGGGAGGCCACAGTGAAGACGAGTCGGGGGACAGCGGAGACGAGGACGACGACGCGGACATGGCCGGGCTGGGCCTGGACAACAGCGACTCGTTGCAGTAG
- the tmprss3a gene encoding transmembrane protease serine 3, with protein MTKSPVEISTTERHPATSAPADTTTPPTEHKAEAPEHQDPSRIEVVSVTEDDLPTVETPNTLNVSPLGSFVADPQSENDLAKPAAAASPSMPITKVQPFIHEDDLEKSWKTRLLAHRLELLIASCLAVVVTLALGVGLGVGLSCVGKFRCGSSSKCISTSAQCDGELHCDNGEDELGCVRLSGRSSVLQVQRGGVWRTVCSEGWNNWLGVSACRQLGYSRYVESFFVSLASIEQDLQYNLVSINLSQSEVIKLQNATTFSKPQCSSGKVATLKCLECGSRPQYSTRIVGGNISKPGQFPWQVSLHFNSEHLCGGSIVTSRWILTAAHCVYGFAVPSMWAVHVGLTEQPVHGAQSLAVEQIIYHTRYRPKGLDYDIALMKLATSLVFNGFVEPICLPNHGEDFEEGTMCWISGWGATEDEGETSVVLRSAMVPLLSTKTCNQPEVYQGFISSWMICAGYLEGGTDSCQGDSGGPLACEDSSVWKLVGATSWGIGCAVKNKPGVYTRITQSLSWIRQQMEREEAQNPPTLSTDN; from the exons ATGACGAAGAGCCCCGTGGAGATCAGCACGACGGAGAGAC ATCCTGCCACCAGCGCTCCTGCTGACACGACGACTCCTCCAACA GAACATAAGGCGGAGGCGCCCGAACATCAGGACCCCTCCAGGATCGAGGTGGTGTCGGTGACGGAGGACGACCTCCCCACAGTCGAGACCCCCAACACGCTGAACGTCAGCCCCCTGGGCAGCTTTGTGGCCGACCCCCAGTCGGAGAACGACCTCGCCAAACCGGCGGCCGCAGCCAGCCCCAGCATGCCAATCACCAAGGTGCAGCCGTTCATCCACG AGGACGACCTGGAGAAAAGCTGGAAGACCCGGCTGCTGGCCCACCGCCTGGAGCTGCTGATCGCCTCATGCCTCGCCGTCGTGGTCACTCTCGCTCTCGGCGTCGGCCTCGGAG TGGGTCTGAGCTGTGTGGGGAAGTTTCGTTGCGGCTCGTCGTCTAAATGCATCAGCACGTCGGCTCAGTGTGACGGAGAGCTGCACTGTGACAACGGAGAGGACGAGCTGGGCtgtg tgcgtCTCAGTGGGAGGAGTTCTGTCCTGCAGGTCCAGAGAGGAGGGGTCTGGAGGACAGTCTGTTCAGAGGGCTGGAACAACTGGTTGGGGGTCTCCGCCTGCAGACAGCTGGGGTACTCCAG gtacgTGGAGTCGTTCTTCGTCTCTCTGGCCTCCATTGAGCAGGACCTTCAGTACAATCTGGTGTCCATCAacctgagccaatcagaggtcaTCAAGCTCCAGAATGCCACAACCTTCAG TAAGCCTCAGTGCAGCTCAGGGAAGGTGGCCACTCTGAAGTGTCTGG AGTGCGGCTCCAGGCCTCAGTACAGCACTCGAATCGTCGGGGGGAACATCTCGAAGCCGGGGCAGTTCCCCTGGCAGGTCAGCCTCCACTTCAACAGCGAACACCTGTGTGGAGGCTCCATCGTGACGTCCCGCTGGATCCTGACTGCGGCGCACTGCGTCTATGG GTTCGCAGTCCCCTCCATGTGGGCGGTCCACGTGGGGCTGACGGAGCAGCCGGTCCACGGGGCTCAGTCTCTGGCGGTGGAGCAGATCATATACCACACCCGCTACAGGCCCAAAGGACTGGACTACGACATCGCCCTGATGAAGCTGGCCACGTCGCTTGTCTTCAATG GCTTTGTAGAGCCCATCTGTCTGCCCAACCATGGGGAGGACTTTGAGGAGGGCACCATGTGCTGGATCTCTGGATGGGGAGCAACTGAGGACGAAG GAGAAACCAGTGTGGTCCTGCGCTCAGCCATGGTGCCGCTGCTCTCCACCAAGACCTGCAACCAGCCGGAGGTCTACCAGGGCTTCATCTCCTCCTGGATGATCTGTGCAGGATACCTGGAGGGAGGAACCGACTCCTGTCAG GGGGACAGCGGAGGTCCTCTGGCCTGCGAGGACTCGTCGGTGTGGAAGCTGGTTGGAGCGACCAGCTGGGGAATCGGCTGCGCCGTGAAGAACAAGCCGGGCGTTTACACTCGCATCACACAGTCGCTCAGCTGGATCCGCCAGCAGATGGAG AGAGAAGAGGCTCAAAATCCTCCAACTCTGAGCACAGACAACTGA